The following is a genomic window from Verrucomicrobiota bacterium.
CGTTTGGAGCTGCCTTTTGGACCGTTGACCTCAAGAGTGATGACCCTGCGGATGTTTTTATCAGTAAAAACATGAATCGGGTTCTTTTCAACTGAGGTTTGGCCGTCACCAAAGTCCCATCTAAAAGTGTCTACCTCCCCTACCGACTCATCCAGGAAAGCAACTTTGCCTCCTGTCATATCAATTACCTGGAAACTCCATTCGGCATAAAGGCCGGGTTGAAGTGCTTTCTCAATCGGCATCAGGCGGAACGCGCAAAGGTAAGACGCATCCTTCACCATGTTCACATTGTGAGCCAGGTTGTAATGCCCATCGCGCTTGTCTCCGTCGAAATCCAGAATTGACCAGGAAAAACCGATCAACTGATTTTCCACAAGTTGAGATTCTACCGCTCTCTCGGGCCCTTCAAAAGGAGCGTGGTCGTAAGGAGTTATCCAACATTCCATAATCAGTTTTCCACTTTCGCCATGTTTGAAGTCGTAGTCATAAGCTACATTTGAATAAGGAAACTCAGAGATCCACGGCTGCCCTCCCCAGACCAGGACCCAGGCATTGTTCACCGGCGGTGTGTAGATATGATAATTCTGAGCATGATTTCCGGCAAAGCGGGTATAGTTCTCAACCGTATTGGGCGAGGATGGATCCTGTGACCAACTGGTCTGAACCAACGGGTTGAAAATAAACGGTCCACCGGACATATCCCCATCCACCACGATTTCGAAAATATCATTCAGATAACCTCTGGGATTAAACCTGCCGAAGTCCCAAAAATCATCGTAGGCTTCATAACGAACATAGATACGGTTCAATCCTTTCACCCAACCTAAAGTGACCTTCACGTCCAGATCCTTTCGATCAATGTCGGTCCCGTGGCCATCTTCCGTATCGTTGAGGAATGAGGAATCATACACATAACTTTCAGGGACCATGTCCCAATCGGAGGTTTCTCCATCAATTCGCGGAATAGCGTCAGGGGGAAATTGGAATATTTTGAATTCCATTTCAGGGCGAGACACCTGGTATTTCGCATCTGATCCACATAGCGCGGTAAAACCAGATAGAAATGTGAGGAGAATCAATGATGAGAGAATACTTTTCATAAATAGGGTGAAT
Proteins encoded in this region:
- a CDS encoding PKD domain-containing protein, yielding MKSILSSLILLTFLSGFTALCGSDAKYQVSRPEMEFKIFQFPPDAIPRIDGETSDWDMVPESYVYDSSFLNDTEDGHGTDIDRKDLDVKVTLGWVKGLNRIYVRYEAYDDFWDFGRFNPRGYLNDIFEIVVDGDMSGGPFIFNPLVQTSWSQDPSSPNTVENYTRFAGNHAQNYHIYTPPVNNAWVLVWGGQPWISEFPYSNVAYDYDFKHGESGKLIMECWITPYDHAPFEGPERAVESQLVENQLIGFSWSILDFDGDKRDGHYNLAHNVNMVKDASYLCAFRLMPIEKALQPGLYAEWSFQVIDMTGGKVAFLDESVGEVDTFRWDFGDGQTSVEKNPIHVFTDKNIRRVITLEVNGPKGSSKRTRYWEVLLK